The Salvelinus namaycush isolate Seneca chromosome 28, SaNama_1.0, whole genome shotgun sequence genome contains a region encoding:
- the LOC120023340 gene encoding left-right determination factor 2-like: MAYFPIWLLCACAILSLTHSFNQENLKEAMLQRLGLKELPRIHKRDLENLVVPSHIRNKYLALLKLHHERRRRSLPSLAGILRGYSGNADISGEILYSDATRERLVFDMESRVPANSEVTMAELRLYQNAPHKLHLAGRKSQKQDNNARVSVYWVEVLENGANRSSLVDSRLVPIYETGWKGFDVTQAVHYWSKGRREVPLRLELRVEGERPGSYAAQMAKSMRFTAQDPSDQSTGKPELLFYTLNLEEYGSRGDCQSSKPNGICCREDHFINFRELTWTQYWVIEPAGYQSFRCAGGCKQPKRHYGYGERRCAATENAPLPIMYLVKKGDYTEIEVAEFPNMIVEKCRCTMDNVSV; the protein is encoded by the exons ATGGCATATTTCCCAATTTGGCTGCTGTGCGCCTGTGCGATACTGTCTCTAACGCACAGCTTCAATCAGGAGAACCTGAAAGAGGCTATGCTTCAGAGGCTTGGACTGAAGGAACTCCCAAGGATCCATAAAAGGGACTTGGAAAACCTGGTCGTTCCTAGCCACATCAGAAACAAGTACCTGGCCCTGCTGAAGCTGCACCACGAGAGGAGACGCCGCTCTCTGCCCAGCCTAGCAGGAATCCTCAGGGGGTATTCCGGGAACGCAG ATATATCGGGGGAGATTCTTTACTCTGACGCCACCAGAGAGCGGTTGGTTTTCGACATGGAGTCCAGGGTCCCAGCCAACAGCGAGGTGACCATGGCGGAGCTCAGACTCTACCAGAACGCCCCTCATAAACTTCACCTGGCCGGGAGAAAGAGTCAAAAGCAGGACAACAACGCACGGGTCAGCGTCTACTGGGTGGAGGTTCTAGAGAACGGCGCCAACCGCTCCTCACTGGTAGACTCAAG GTTGGTGCCAATCTACGAGACCGGGTGGAAGGGTTTTGATGTGACGCAGGCCGTACACTACTGGTCGAAGGGACGTCGCGAGGTGCCGCTGCGCCTGGAGCTGCGGGTCGAGGGGGAGAGACCGGGAAGCTACGCAGCCCAGATGGCCAAGAGTATGCGCTTTACCGCGCAGGACCCCTCTGACCAGAGCACGGGAAAGCCTGAGCTTCTTTTTTACACCTTGAACCTGGAGGAATATGG TTCCCGTGGTGACTGCCAGTCCAGCAAGCCGAACGGCATATGCTGCAGAGAAGACCACTTCATCAACTTCCGGGAGCTAACTTGGACTCAATACTGGGTCATCGAACCTGCGGGCTACCAGTCCTTCCGATGCGCAGGGGGATGCAAGCAGCCAAAGCGTCATTATGGCTACGGAGAACGGCGGTGCGCGGCTACGGAGAACGCGCCGCTACCTATAATGTACCTGGTGAAAAAAGGAGACTACACTGAGATTGAAGTGGCCGAGTTTCCCAACATGATTGTGGAGAAGTGCAGATGTACAATGGACAATGTATCTGTTTGA